The Etheostoma spectabile isolate EspeVRDwgs_2016 unplaced genomic scaffold, UIUC_Espe_1.0 scaffold00569776, whole genome shotgun sequence genome includes a region encoding these proteins:
- the LOC116685326 gene encoding odorant receptor 131-2, whose protein sequence is MSNANLSQTNITVGRGLLERVLFSTVTTVPCCVFLFINGTMLFTLRSKTVFCETSRYILLFNLLFADTVQLALSQLLYILAAVGLRLTYPLCGVLTMLSNLTNEISPLTLVVMSVERYVAVCYPLRHSTLVTIRNTEVAIVGVWVFSSLNVLTKVILLLMFPFQNLESLEMRDFCARENMLLDRISDDYHKAFTYFLFVSAGVAVTSSYIGVMIAARFASTNKASARRARNTLLLHLGQLGLSLSSSIYNPLLTALSKVVQRIVLVRIQIVLYVCIVIFPRCLSALIYGIRDQTIRPILICYLCCRLKLNPLSQR, encoded by the coding sequence ATGTCAAATGCAAATCTGTCTCAGACCAACATCACCGTTGGACGGGGGTTACTGGAACGAGTGTTATTCTCCACCGTGACCACCGTGCCgtgctgtgtgtttctcttCATTAACGGGACCATGTTGTTCACCTTGAGGAGTAAAACTGTGTTTTGTGAGACTTCCCGTTACATTCTGCTGTTTAACCTCCTTTTTGCAGACACCGTGCAGCTGGCACTGAGCCAGTTACTTTACATCCTGGCTGCTGTCGGACTGAGGCTGACGTATCCTTTATGTGGAGTTCTCACCATGCTGTCTAATCTCACTAATGAGATCTCTCCCCTCACCCTGGTGGTGATGTCTGTGGAGAGATACGTAGCTGTGTGCTACCCACTGAGGCACTCCACCCTCGTCACCATCAGGAACACAGAGGTGGCCATCGTCGGGGTTTGGGTCTTCAGTTCTCTAAATGTCCTCACTAAAGTCATTCTCCTGTTAATGTTTCCATTTCAAAACCTGGAGAGCCTGGAGATGAGAGATTTCTGTGCTAGAGAAAACATGCTACTGGACCGGATATCTGACGATTACCACAAAGCATTCAcctattttctgtttgtgtcagCGGGGGTGGCGGTGACCTCCTCCTACATCGGTGTGATGATAGCAGCCAGGTTTGCCTCCACAAACAAAGCTTCAGCCCGAAGGGCTCGTAACACCCTGCTGCTGCACCTGGGCCAGCTGGGCCTCagcctctcctcctccatctacAACCCCTTACTCACAGCTCTGTCAAAGGTTGTACAGAGGATAGTGTTGGTGCGCATTCAGATTGTTCTCTATGTGTGTATTGTCATCTTCCCCAGGTGTCTAAGTGCTCTTATCTATGGCATCAGAGACCAGACCATCAGACCCATCCTCATATGTTACCTATGCTGTCGACTGAAACTCAATCCTCTTAGTCAACGCTGA